The genomic stretch TCTAGTAGGCTCTGTCTTTCAATCTTTCCAACAGAACATTCATGCCATTTGATGTTAGTAGAATTTCCAACGGTGGACAACACGCCAAGATTTTTGCCTGATTGATAAGCATTTTGTTAATCTGGACAGCTTAAACTCAGACCATGAAGAACAACATTCGACACCActaatatcaaaataaatcaaaatagaaGCAATACCAGAGTTCCTAGCATGTCCATTGCCCAAGGTAGCATCGAAATCAGTCTCACAATCACTCTTAACCAAACCATCGACCTTCCGATTGACAATCGCCGCCCTCGAACCCGTCTTCTCAACCTCATCCAGCAAAGCCACTGTCGATCTAAGCCTAATCCTATTGGGAAACCTCGCAAACCCAATCGCCGGCGGCGAAAAGGACTGGCGGTGAAGCGACGGCGCTACGAAACGCGGCAACGAAATTCCCCCAATCGCAACCATATCTCACNTCGCAAACCCAATCGCCGGCGGCGAAAAGGACTGGCGGTGAAGCGACGGCGCTATGAAACGCGGCAACGAAATTCCCCCAATCGCAACCATATCTCACGCACATCTCAATAGGAAAACACTATcgaatcaataataaatagagaaacGAAAAAATAAGAACCAAGTGAGGAAATCGAGGGGAAATGGGAAGCCATTATTGGTCGAATAGGGGAGgctctatcctgttcttttcCGCCATAACAATTAATGACcggtgaagaaaaaaaatagaatcacGAGCCCTTTTGGCAACGACCCCTCGTTTTGAacctttgattttgattatcCTTCTTCCCGGAAATTTATGAACTGTAGAAGAAGAATGCGGAGCCGGAGCGTGCGGAACAGCGAGCCGTCCGGCGAAGAAGAAGCGAACGACGCCGTTTAAGACCCGACGGTGTAATAACGCAATAAGTTGTCGTTGGAAGGACCCGACACGACgacgaaaatttaaaaattatttaattataatatatatatataatctgaGTCTTGACACTCTGGCTGCcctaaaaagtatttatttaatttttttttaaatatttataggaATATTACGAATTGCTATTTAATTTGGTTCGCACGTATTTTTTGAGGAATAATAaacattatgataaaattccattttaaaaatttaaagtatttattttagtttttaattattttaattaattttattttgggctACGTTACTCGGTATAGGTCTTAATTATGTGGTTCGAGTATTTATCTtgatttaaatcattttagataacaaaaaataaggaagtaaaaaataaatatgaacttatccactaaatattatataaaataaaataaaataaaataattcatcttAGACTAAAGTGGAACCACTTTATTGACcatttaaagaataattttaatatggcaagtatttaaaataaaattattatttttattattattaaaaatgctttttagaataaagaaaaaaagtttaaatttgattctctttgattttgtgtcattaatatttttactttaattgAGTCACGTCAGatgaataattatatttaaattatttaaattatctaTATCGATCATATTCAAATGAGAACAATCTACGTGATAtgactaataaaaaattaaaagttagtacctataccaacaagatgCATAATTTGTTTGTAACTTTTTATATTGGGTGATcagtgttagacgaacacgactctccacatgGTAAGTATGATAtcgtccactttaagcataaaagtctcgtggctttgctttgggcttccccgaAAGGAAGCAGACTAATGGatagagtattctttgatttaaacccatgatcattccataaattagtcgatgcgggactttcatcatccaacacctcccctcgaacaaagtacgtctccccttaatcgaggctcgactcttttttctttttggagtcatagtcattttttactatgccttcgtggatgctcgactccttttctttaggagtgctttgttcgacatttgaggatttaccaatctatcggcacaactaagtttagggtatgactctaataccatgttagacgaatacgactctccacaatggtatgatattgtccactttgagcataagctctcatggctttgcttttgggcTTCTACAAAGAgtaaacacatgatcattctctaaattagccgaggtCCCTATATTAGCCGaggtgggacttccatcatccaacaaccAGAACCTACctgagaaaacaaaacatgtatAGAAATAAGTAACCtgattatataaaattaaaaattaaaaataaataaataaataaaataaaattattgcaCCGACTCCATGTCGACATGTCAATCACAGCCTTCAAACGCCCGCCATCAATGGAGCTCACAGTCCCAATTCCCCGAATCCCCCAAAATTTCTCCCCAATTCACAGAGCCCTAACTAAATTCCACGTCACTTCCTCATCCTCATCCAAAAGCCCTAATTTCCAATTACCGCTTCCATCAAAATCGCTCAAACCTCCGAAAGCCCTAATCGCTCCAAGAGGCGAAGAATTTCCGACGATGGCGGAGATCCTGGCGGCCGGCGAGGCTCAGAATATAAGCCTCCGGCTGCAAACGTTAGGGCCGTTTTTCCGAATAACGGCGAAAAGTTTGGAATCGCAGCGAGAGATTGGGAAGGCCGAGGGGTTGATACGAGTGTGGTTGCGAGGGAGGATTCTTCACCTGGATTCAATTCGATTGAAGCGAGAGAGCTTGGGAATGGAGAAATCGATCTTTGGACTCGGATTGTTCATCGGCGCTGTTGCGATTCGGTATGGGTATGATTGTGGTTGCAGGACGGCGGAGTTATTGGCCATCAATGACTCCGATCTTTACCATTCTAaggttgttttcttctctatcaTTTTTCACCTCTTTTTTTCTGGATAGAATttgtaaaacataattaaaattgatattacagtttgttatataaaattgatattttgagACGAAACCAAtattaaagttcaaaaatatatttttttaaataaaattctaaaggATTGGGGcagattataatattttttaaatctatttctaattttttttcaaaaataagtTACTcattatctaattatttatttaaatttttttagtaataaatttttattttcaatttatttttaaatatttaattaaaatttgtaggatgaaaatttacatttttaataataaaaaattatttctaatcTAGTTTTAGAGAAATTAATCTACCGCAacttaattcataaaattttcattaatttgaaCCCAATTCTTTGTATGATGTTTTCGGATCATCCAGtcttttaaatgttatattttatatattttgaatgaaaagaaatgtaTCGAGTTTTAACATTGGCTACGTGTTTGGCAGCTCGTTAGATTCTACACAAGGATCGGGTTCAAGAGTGTGTATGAAGTGAGTGGTTCGAAGGTAGGAGACATTGGGGACATGTTGGTGTGGGGAGGGGTTGGGACTAGAATGGATGCTCCCATTGAAGCCCTTCTACTTAAATGGTGTTCACGGTTCAAATCCCGGTCATCTTAACCCACAAAACGTCCACCAACGATGTACAACGTATCGTATACTTAGTTCGAGCTTATATTgagaaaaatgtatttatacgttaatttaatatatttatttaatgtaaatgatgcaagttaattaaaatatttttttcagattaaatatttatatgacttgcctttacctattagttaatttttatataattctaacaaaaagaaattagtatttaaaatatttaataaattaaagaattattattaaaattttattaatctaacatttatattgaaaaaagggttgaattaaataataattatataatttgaatataactTATGAGAGTCAAATTtccatataattattaattacatccttgattaataaataataagttttattttatttatttatttttttctggaAGTTTGACACGTCACTTCACTTCCCCGCGAGATGAAGCCCTAACTTCCCACCCCCTGTTTTAGTGTTTTtcacttccatttttttttttctttgacacAGAGAACAAGACGGCGCGAAGCAAATGTCGCGTCGTGAAATTCGGGAATCCGACTCCAATCGCCATCGTTCCAGATTCGATGGAGAATCCAGGTACCTTACTTCTCTTTGTCTGATTGTATTTCCATTTCTCTAAGTTCATTGACTTTTGTTCGGTTTCAATGGATTGTCTTTGTGTTAGCTTCCATTAAGGTTCCGGAATTTCCATAATTTTGCCCCAGTATGCTAGAGTGTCGGCGTGCGTGAAATTTGTTGATGATGTTTGCTTTGATGTTGTCGTATTTCAAGCTTCAAGTTACGTAGAACATGTGTTTTGATTGTTACGAAAGAAATGACTCGACAATTGCTTTTGCAATGCGCAGTCTAGTAGTGCTTATGTCTATTAGTTCTAGTTTCAAATTACTTCATGGTTATTGATGGCTACTCAGTACCGCGCCATTGTTATCAGCCCTGCATTATGCCAATTCAATTTCCTCTAGTTCCAAAACGctctaacaaatattaattttcacttttttgcTTAGTCAAAAGTGAGGGATGTGAAGAGAAATGCATTACCATATTTGGATATTGCAGCAATAAGATGGAttcattcttttccttccaaTTGAATCAAAACAATACTTAAGATAGAACAAGTGATTAATGTGTTTCAAGTATCGTGTTATACTTGATCATGGAACTCTGGCATGACATGAATATGTGGCTTATTGTTACTAGTCCCAAGAGGTCAAGGAGGGACAGGAAAACATTAGAGGAGAAGTTATCTAGAAACTCTAGTTCTCATGTTGAAGATAATAAAGATCGGGATCAGAAACATGGGCTTCAACATGAGGGGCAAGATATGATACCCCATGAGTGTTCATCAGCACTTGATTCTAAGCCAGAATATGGGGTTAGCAAAGGAGCAAACAGGAACAGTGATAGGAGGGATAGAAGGACTAAACATTCAATGAATCCCACTGAAGTACCACGATCAAGATCTTATTTTCAGGTTTGTACTAAATTAAAGattgtttttcaattaattttgataatttcttccttagtttttgaaaaattaacaTTAGTCTAGTTTGTTTGTCCTAAATTTCATGGTTTTATTGGCAGCATCTTAAGGCTCAGCATTGAACCATTTTTTAGTCTGTCATCTCAATCCCAAGTTGGTATTGGTTTTTTACTTCACCCCCCCCCTACACACACTATGATACATAATAAGGCTGGAAGCTTCAAAACCttgtgtatttttatttttatggctGAATTTAGCTGTAATTGCTATTATTCATTGCTTCTTTTCATATGAGCTGCTGAAGGGGGACTGCTGCAAAATATGGGCATAAAAATTACCTGACTTGGTCTTCTTCGAGATATCGTTGTACCTTCCTGGATATAAATGAACTATTGTGGGGATTTCCTTTGAATTTCATGAAATTCATGATCTACattatatttcattcaaaCATGTTGGATGCAATACAAGTGGTCATAGACCGCAGCCAATGTCTTCTTGAAGTGAAATGAGGTAATTTTTTTGAGAGATTGTTTAAAGTAGGCATCTCAGCCAGAGCATTCCCTTCCTTGATAAAATAAAGCCGTAGGATATGTTGTAACATGCTTTTTGTTGGGTCAACAAAtgaatacatatattttttgggatcttttattttgatagCTATGGAATTTCATCATCCACATTANCCCTTCCTTGATAAAATAAAGCCGTAGGATATGTTGTAACATGCTTTTTGTTGGGTCAACAAATggatacatatattttttgagatcttttattttgatagCTATGGAATTTCATCATCCACATTACTAAAACTAAATAGCTTATCTCAGTAATAATTCTCTTTTCTCtgtatttctctctccttctgcTTTTCCCATTCTTTGCTGCAATTTAGATTCCCCAACATTTTGCTGGGCTGATGTTATTGGAATCTTGTTCAGCCCTGTGCTTTCAAGTGCATCCATGTATATTACTTAGGCTTGCCTGTGCATGTCTTGTAACAGCATGTCAAACGTGGTAATGATGGGCAAGTTGGTCAAAGCTTTGGTCGGAGTGCAACTAGGGGTTGAGTTTCTTACTTCCTTTTAAGCCCCAATTCCAACTCTTTTTCAAGTTCTCTTccttattttttctcttcttacaCGCCATGAGTACAGGTACACAAAGGAGACGATGTTTAGTCTACTCTTTGTAACATTACTGATCAAAGCTATTGCACatgtattattattgttgttgttattgttattgttatttcgACTCTCATAAATGTTATTCTAAATATTTGGAGCAACTAAAAGATACTATTGTTTTTGTAGTTTATGTAGTCGTGCATGGGAAACTTTAGAATATCTCTTCAACCTTTCCATTCTTGTTTCTCTTCTCATGATTTAGTATCTGGGTTTGCCTTCTTTTTAGAGCGTGGTTGGTGGAAGGACTCaagggagaaggagaaggataACGATAGGGCATCTGGGAAGGGAACAGCTTATAATTCACAGCAAAGAAATGAGATGCCACAAGCCGTGAGAGACGATAGCCACCGTGATGAGTCTTCAAAACTGGAGGATGATGCACCCACTTCTGCTCGGAAAAGGCCTGCATTTAGCGAGAAGAAGATTACAGTAGGCAATGAAAGTGGTGAGAAAGCAGCTATGGTATCAGAGATTCAGAAATCGAGTGATCCACACCAGCCTCGGGATGGAAGGGaacgaagagaagaaagaggcCGTGACACCCGTTATTCCGAGAACTTAACAAGCACTTCGCTGGAGACATGGCTACCAAAAGGGATGAGATGAAGAGAGGTGGTGGTGGGAACTACAGGGGAAGAGACAGGTTTAGTGAGAGGAAAGAATATCGAGCTGGTTGTAGTACCCGTGTGGAGAAACGGAAGCACGACCTATTTCACGAGGCTAATCGGAGTCCAACCCCGAAGAATGAAGAGGACCAAATTTCCAAGGTTGAAGCTCTTCTTGCTTCTTAGGATGGAGGAATTAGCCAATGATGCTATCTGATTTTGTCGAGTCTTTAGTGAACATATGCATTGACAACATTATTCAGGCCTAGTGAAGCATTCGAAGTGATGTAGCTTGTGTTTTTCCAAAACAACATCACTCCAGCATGGTTCGCCTACAAACAGGCATATTCCAAGTCTGGGCCCTTCATgtttcaacatttttcatgGGACAAAGATCATCTCTGAACCAACTCGGTGACCGAATTCGATCGCTTCATCAACGGCGATGGAGTCAGTGGTTCAATTGGCCACGAGTAGCATGGCTGCCATTGCTAACACGACGACCTTCTTGCTCatttcaatcttttctttcataggttatattatattcatttgagctaattagtttatataaaTGAGTTTTGTCCACGTAATAAGAGctctttcaaataaaaatttcaaggtCAGTATGTTTACAaactttgaatgaaaattcaggaatatgtttaaaatgtaatattaaCAGTTTTTgtacttccaaattttgtgaGAAGtttattgatattaattttttttataaatatttttgtagtaattgtttaattcaaaataattgatGACAAGAgtattatctttattttttaaaaagtactattgaaatatttacaaatttgcAATAAACTACAAACAGGATTTTTCTCTATAATTTGgctatttaaagaaaaaaaagtaatatacTTAGTTCAATAATTGAGTCACACCTGTTTCTCTCGGGTTctaatctccacaatggtatgatattgtccattttgagcataaactctcatggctttgctttgggtttcctcaaaaggctaaactcatgatcattccctaaattagcggatgtgagacttccatcatccaacactctTCAAGTGTACTTGCTGATACACTACTAAATGTCTTAACTctacttccatcatccaacactctTCAAGTGTACTTGCTGATACACTACTAAATGTcttaactctgataccatttgtaacggctaaAATTCATTgctaaaagatattttcatctttagacttttccttcaaaattttaaaatgtgcaTGAGAGTGCCGTTGATCTCTATTTAAATAGAGATTGAGTTGAGTGTTGAGAGAAAATAtgcaaaagaaacagagaaagagagaagaaaaaaaatggagtggAAAAGAGGTGCTTTAGTTGCAATGGTGGGGCTGTTGCTGATAGCCGCTTTTGCAGAGTCCACCGCCGTCGACGCCGCCGTGGATGAAGTGATTCAACTAGTTTCCGATGGACGGAATGATTTCCCAAGAAAGATGATGAAGGGCGCCGAAGAGTGTCCTAGACAACTTGTTAGGTGCAAGAAGGATTCCGACTGCCATCGTGCTTGCAAAtgaatcgctagtccgctgccttcgaaagtgcgattgtgtcaccagcgaggacgctaccCTTttaaggggtgaattgtgagatcccatatcgattagagaattgaatgaaacattccttaagaacgtggaaacctctcctaatagactcgttttaaaacctaaGACAATATAGGCTCCAAGGATTATTTTGTACATCAAATTTGGTAATATTTCCCTCAAAATGACTCGCAATATCACAATggatattatatttatttatttaattaatttaaatttatttaaagaaaatattttatagcaATTTCGTTTTCAAGCACTCTTACAAATGGCCTCGTAGTGTCCTCGTTGGACCATTTTCCCGTTCATTGTCACCATGGTTGTCCTCTCTCTGTACTATCGGACGAATTTATCAAATCccaagatttttctttttactttccaATAATATAATCTCAGCCACACAAATAGTATAGATTTCAAAAATTCTATCAGAGAGATCCCACATTCATTGGAGAGGAGAggaaaattatattctttataagagcgtACAAACCTATCTGacggttttaaaaactttgagggaaagttctgaagagaaagcaaaaaatggacaatatctactctcGTGACTTcacacatttaaaaattaatagatatatttaaaatagacGATAAACaagattttctatttaaagaaaaaaaaaaacaaaagaggtAATAGAGGAAGTACAATAATTGTTGgctaatttatatatatatatattttttatgtggaaatttaTATGGAATTTATTGGTGTGTTGGCACGAAAAGTCGACGATCATCGATCTATAAGTTAGAAACAGATAGGAAAAAGTTGTGAGGAAAGCACGCAAAAGGAGTGTGATAAAGTGAGTGAAAGCAAGAGCCCGTAAGAAATATTGTGAGCGGAAGAATTGAGAGTAGAGATGTTTATGAGGCGGGACGGGAACGGAGAAGTTtttcccatttccatttttgtccCTTGTTTCATTTTCGATTGTGTCAGAGttgctttgtattttttaaattattatttcttaaagtatttaagaatattattgaaatatttaaagtcCACCGCATGATGCTCGTGGTCCATGGTAATTATTGGTGTTGTTGGTTAGtctatattgtttttttctatgGAAATTTACCAAAGTTATAGGAGTAATTTATCAaaggaacactatctccattggtacgagattTGTTtggaaaaccaaaatcaaagatATGAGAAGTTATACtaaaagtgaataatatcataccagtgTAGAGCGTCGTGGCTTCTAACATGACCTAAAAGAACACCCGAACATAAAAAAAcggtaaaattgtaaattttacTACAAACGATGAGAGGAGTGAATTGTCTCCTGCTTGCAAATGCATGCCCTACTTCTTCTGTGAATGAAGCTCCGCTGTGTGGGATCGGAGATTCTACAATGATAATCTCTctgtcttttttatttctgcaaaaaaaaaaaaatgtctcttTGATCACTCCCTCATCTTTACGAGTCTACGTGATCAATCTTGTTGTATTCTTTTCTGTCACAATGAACGATCTTTGTCGTTGCAAGAACagtgaaaaaaattggattaaatttaCTGTAACTCGTCAACCTAACATACGTTTTGGGGGCTCGTGATTATGACTCTAGGACTTATTAGAAGGTAATTTTCGTAACGACCCTTGTCAAGGATTTGACGTCTCATCGTCCCGACATTCCTACACATCCCACGTAACATGATCAGGTTACTTACTTCTCacttttaagagtgaagagtgaagactatcctcGTAGATTAACATAAGTCttaggaaaattttcaagaggtCACTCAGCTATTctcacagaccaacacgagtcatttcaacatgttttgtcttcactcacatgcatcttatGAAATTTTTCAAGAGGTCACTCAATATAGAATTACTCAAAGCAAAATACGCTTAATTATGAAGTTCTTATAATTGAACCACTGGACAAAAAAAGATGTACCTTGTTGGTATGTGcagtgactttcaattcttttaactcACACGATTGCTCTCATTCGGATGTGGTCtcggtttaatttttttctagcgttaaaaaatgacaatgaaaatttacaatttaaaagaaaatattttgatagatatttcattttcaaacgCCCTTCCAAACGGCCACGTATTTTCCTTGCTGGACCATTTCGCCCTTTCATTGTCATCACGGTTGTCCGACGTGTATAGTTGAACGAACTGGTTAAACCCCATGAAAACTTTTACTTTCCAATGAAATAATCTTAGCCACACAAATAGTATAGATTTCAAAAGACGTGCTTGCTCGTTTAAATAAATACCTTTTGGAAGTTAACGGGAGGTatgagaattaaaatttttatttataaaaaagaagtatatatttaaaaaaaaattaaaattataggtCGATCGCAATGtataagtaaaataaatacctaaaaaaagcacaaatatttaaatttaagtctTTCTAGCAATCAtactttatataatttaaaataaaatataaataacaattggcctattagctcagttggttagagcgtcgtgctaataacgcgaaggtcgcaggttcgaaacctgcatgggccatttttctctttttctctctagaATACTTCACCTACCACGTGATATTACCGACCGTGGTATTTATTGGCGTTGGTGGcttctctatattttaatcgattaaaatacaattttataaaaagatgtgcttattaaaaaaaaataaaaataatgttattaaTGGCGATAAATTGATGAGATATTAAGGAGATTCTCTATAAATAAAGAGATGCTTTTGTTGCAACGGTGGGCGATCTTGCTGGTGGCTGCTTTTGCAGAGTCCGCCGCCGTCGACGCCGCCGTCGATGAAGTGAGTCAACTAGTTTCCGTTGGAGGGAATGATTTTCATTCCCCAAGAAAGATGATGAACGTTGTCCAAGGCCGCTCggattattttataattcgTCCATTAATTTGACATCCGAGTAAAGAATATGATGACTaagaaaagcttaaaagaGTTAGAAAATCACTGCCTATACTAACAAGGTGCACCTCTTTTTTCGGTTGCTCAATCATATGAATTCCGTGGCTAAACATATTTGTATGGATAgatttcactcttagaagtgaGAAGTAAGTAATGTGACCATGTCGCAAGAAAATGTCGGGAGTACATAGGTGTCGTGTCTTACTTGAaagtttattttgttaatcaaatttgtaaatattcaCCCCAAAATTAGATATGTAACCACCTAAACCGATCACACACAAATATTatcctatttgggttttcattttttgtgtcCTCTTTCGACTTTTCCTCTCAGActattttaaaactcgtcttatggggagaaatttccacacccttataaggacgCTGAcggactctgataccatttgtaacaacacaaaacccaccgctaacatatattgtccttttcgagcttctcctcaaaattttaaaacgcgtatgttagagagaagttttcagtattagttcataaaaaatatatatattatatatattttaaaatataggcattaataatttaaaatataggcATTACATTTATTGGTTGTGATGGcttctctatatttttctgAAATTAGTGGCGATAAATTGACGAGATATTAAGGAGATTTTGAAGTTATATCTTTCCNGGACCCGACACGACgacgaaaatttaaaaattatttaattacaatatatatatataatctgaGTCTTGACACTCTGGCTGCcctaaaaagtatttatttaatttttttttaaatatttataggaATATTACGAATTGCTATTTAATTTGGTTCGCACGTATTTTTTTAGGAATAATAaacattatgataaaattccattttcaaaaatttaaaatatttattttagtttttaattattttaattaattttattttgggctAAGTTACTCGGTATAGGTCGTGGTTCGAGTATTTATcttgatttaaataattttagataacaaaaaaataaggaagtaaaaaataaatatgaacttatccactaaatattatataaaataaaataaaataaaaaaattcatcttAGACTAAAGTGGAACCACTTTATTGACcatttaaagaataattttaatatggcaagtatttaaaataaaattattatttttattattattaaaaatgctttttagaataaagaaaaaaagtttaaatttgattctctttgattttgtgtcattaatatttttactttaattgAGTCACGTCAGatgaataattatattttaattatttaaattatctaTATCATTATAGATAAATGAACTAAGATCATATTCAAATGAGAACAATCTACGTGATAtgactaataaaaaattaaaagttagtacctataccaacaagatgCATAGTTTGTTTGTAACTTTTTATATTGGGTGATcagtgttagacgaacacgactctccacatggtaagtatgatattgtccactttaagcataaaagtctcatggctttgcttttgggtttccccaaaaggaaACAGACTAATGGatagagtattatttgattataaacccatgatcattccataaattagtcgatgtgggactttcatcatttaACACCTcccatcgaacaaagtacgtctccccttaatcgaggctcgactcctttttct from Cucurbita pepo subsp. pepo cultivar mu-cu-16 unplaced genomic scaffold, ASM280686v2 Cp4.1_scaffold000517, whole genome shotgun sequence encodes the following:
- the LOC111785502 gene encoding uncharacterized protein LOC111785502 — encoded protein: MSITAFKRPPSMELTVPIPRIPQNFSPIHRALTKFHVTSSSSSKSPNFQLPLPSKSLKPPKALIAPRGEEFPTMAEILAAGEAQNISLRLQTLGPFFRITAKSLESQREIGKAEGLIRVWLRGRILHLDSIRLKRESLGMEKSIFGLGLFIGAVAIRYGYDCGCRTAELLAINDSDLYHSKLVRFYTRIGFKSVYEVSGSKVGDIGDMLVWGGVGTRMDAPIEALLLKWCSRFKSRSS
- the LOC111785496 gene encoding pre-mRNA-splicing factor CWC25-like codes for the protein MSRREIRESDSNRHRSRFDGESSPKRSRRDRKTLEEKLSRNSSSHVEDNKDRDQKHGLQHEGQDMIPHECSSALDSKPEYGVSKGANRNSDRRDRRTKHSMNPTEVPRSRSYFQHVKRGNDGQVGQSFGRSATRERGWWKDSREKEKDNDRASGKGTAYNSQQRNEMPQAVRDDSHRDESSKLEDDAPTSARKRPAFSEKKITVGNESGEKAAMVSEIQKSSDPHQPRDGRERREERGRDTRYSENLTSTSLETWLPKGMR